The following are encoded together in the Veillonellaceae bacterium genome:
- a CDS encoding glucose-1-phosphate adenylyltransferase: MPKKECVAMLLAGGQGSRLGIMTKKLAKPAVPFGGKYRIIDFALSNCRNSGIDTVGVLTQYKPLVLNSYIGIGSAWDLDRKHGGVYVLPPYVREQGGEWYKGTADAICQNMHFIDSVNPEYVLILSGDHIYKMNYAEMLQFHKERSADVTIAVIAVPWEEASRFGIMNTSSYQRITEFAEKPRNPQSNLASMGIYIFNWQKLRQYLVADEKNLQSSHDFGKDIIPRMLGDGQKLFAYPFEGYWKDIGTVSSYWEANMDLLAEQPELDIHDANWRIYSVNPTRPPQYLGPESKVTNSIISEDCLIYGEVDHSVIFTDVYIGPGVKVKDSIIMPHVRIEANSAVDRVIIGQETTIGADTVIAGAIGSDGREIIVIGENVTIPPGTVISRDVASDQRLAGEPEQKER; the protein is encoded by the coding sequence ATGCCGAAAAAGGAGTGCGTCGCCATGCTGCTAGCTGGAGGGCAAGGGAGCCGTTTGGGGATAATGACCAAAAAGCTTGCCAAACCAGCCGTCCCGTTTGGCGGCAAATATCGCATCATTGACTTTGCTTTGAGCAATTGCCGAAACTCGGGCATCGACACTGTGGGGGTGCTAACGCAGTATAAGCCATTGGTCTTAAATAGTTATATCGGCATAGGTTCGGCCTGGGATTTAGACCGTAAACACGGCGGCGTTTATGTTCTGCCGCCATATGTCAGAGAGCAAGGCGGCGAATGGTATAAAGGAACAGCTGATGCAATCTGCCAGAATATGCACTTTATCGATTCAGTAAATCCTGAGTATGTGCTTATCCTGTCAGGCGATCATATTTATAAAATGAATTATGCCGAAATGCTGCAATTCCACAAAGAGCGTAGTGCTGATGTTACCATTGCTGTTATCGCCGTACCTTGGGAGGAAGCCAGCCGGTTCGGCATTATGAACACCTCGTCTTACCAGCGGATTACCGAGTTTGCCGAAAAACCCCGTAATCCGCAAAGCAACCTGGCCTCAATGGGCATTTACATATTCAATTGGCAAAAGTTACGGCAGTATCTTGTTGCTGACGAAAAAAATCTGCAGTCAAGCCATGACTTTGGCAAGGATATCATTCCCAGAATGCTGGGTGATGGTCAAAAGCTGTTTGCGTATCCTTTTGAAGGGTATTGGAAGGATATTGGGACGGTCAGCAGCTACTGGGAAGCAAACATGGACCTGTTAGCTGAGCAGCCAGAGCTTGATATTCACGACGCAAACTGGCGGATATACTCGGTAAATCCCACTCGGCCGCCGCAATATCTGGGGCCGGAATCCAAGGTTACAAATTCTATTATTAGTGAAGATTGTCTTATTTACGGCGAAGTTGATCACTCAGTCATTTTCACTGATGTCTACATTGGTCCGGGAGTAAAGGTAAAAGATTCAATAATAATGCCGCATGTCCGGATTGAAGCCAATTCAGCAGTTGATAGAGTCATTATCGGGCAGGAGACGACAATTGGAGCAGATACTGTTATTGCCGGTGCAATTGGATCTGACGGGCGGGAAATTATCGTAATCGGCGAAAACGTAACAATCCCGCCGGGGACAGTCATAAGCAGGGACGTAGCATCAGATCAGCGTCTGGCCGGTGAGCCGGAACAGAAGGAGCGTTAA